In Gadus morhua chromosome 2, gadMor3.0, whole genome shotgun sequence, a single window of DNA contains:
- the LOC115538928 gene encoding uncharacterized protein LOC115538928, whose protein sequence is MQGLSNMIKKVQDKSPLKYLTVRQMVCLNPSVMYREPERGRNHMKGLVQRFLQDKQLTDTSSGDVILQQFDSLLSLESRSEDFLSFQTMQTRLDIFLSSAMEPYPELWAFCKKLLILIHGQATVERGFSINKEVESDNLAEDTVVTRRLVCDYIIQHGGVTKVPLSKPLLESVARARTRYRTHLETKRRNREAKDQALKRREAEDCLEELKVKRRRVQEVSEGLARDADKMAEEAEAKAGSKMAGLITRSNILRRGHKEKLAELALLDKEIAAKSAELRS, encoded by the exons ATGCAGGGACTGAGTAACATGATCAAGAAAGTGCAGGACAAGAGCCCCCTCAAGTATCTGACTGTTAGGCAGATGGTGTGCCTGAATCCGTCAGTAATGTATAGAGAACCAGAAAGAGGCAGGAATCACATGAAAGGGCTGGTTCAAAGGTTTCTCCAGGACAAACAGCTTACTGATACTTCTTCGG GGGATGTCATACTGCAGCAGTTTGACAGTCTCCTTTCCTTGGAGAGCCGGAGTGAGGACTTCCTCTCCTTTCAAACCATGCAGACGAGGCTGGACATCTTCCTGAGCAGCGCCATGGAGCCTTATCCCGAGCTGTGGGCCTTCTGCAAGAAGCTGCTCATCCTCATCCACGGTCAAGCTACAGTTGAGCGTGGATTCTCAATCAATAAAGAGGTGGAGTCTGATAACTTGGCGGAGGATACTGTGGTCACACGGAGACTGGTGTGTGACTACATCATACAACATGGAGGTGTTACCAAG GTTCCACTCAGTAAACCGCTACTGGAAAGTGTAGCAAGGGCAAGGACAAGGTATCGTACCCATCTGGAGACCAAAAGAAGGAACAGGGAGGCAAAAGACCAGGCTCTCAAGAGGAGGGAAGCAGAGGACTGTCTTGAGGAGCTGAAGGTTAAGAGGAGACGTGTACAGGAGGTATCTGAGGGTCTGGCTAGGGATGCGGACAAGATGGCTGAGGAGGCTGAAGCGAAGGCAGGGAGCAAGATGGCTGGCCTGATCACCAGGTCAAACATTCTGCGGAGAGGCCATAAGGAGAAGTTGGCAGAACTGGCTCTCCTTGATAAAGAGATCGCTGCTAAGAGTGCAGAGCTTAGGAGTTGA